A window of Pseudomonadota bacterium contains these coding sequences:
- the ubiE gene encoding bifunctional demethylmenaquinone methyltransferase/2-methoxy-6-polyprenyl-1,4-benzoquinol methylase UbiE produces the protein MSQPKSNVPFGFQDIAPEEKTRKVQELFNRVAENYDLMNDLMSGGMHRLWKRQMIQTLAPRPGMKILDVAGGTGDIAFGILKAEPKVNVTVCDLTPGMLTVGMKRAKASMKPALKWICGDAASLPFTDHSVDAYTIAFGLRNVTEMQTALAEAHRILKPGGRFLCLEFSRVQYPVLNELYEKYAFGLIPKIGAWVAQDEAAYQYLVESIARFPPQEELKQMLMNAGFYQVSYSNLSGGIAALHGGWKI, from the coding sequence ATGAGTCAACCCAAATCAAACGTTCCTTTTGGCTTTCAAGATATCGCCCCAGAAGAGAAAACTCGCAAAGTGCAAGAGCTCTTCAATCGTGTCGCTGAAAACTATGATCTGATGAACGACCTCATGAGTGGTGGAATGCACCGCTTATGGAAACGCCAAATGATCCAAACACTTGCACCTCGTCCAGGCATGAAAATATTGGATGTTGCAGGTGGCACAGGCGATATTGCCTTTGGCATCTTAAAGGCTGAACCCAAAGTTAACGTCACCGTCTGTGATCTCACCCCAGGAATGTTAACTGTGGGAATGAAGCGTGCAAAAGCTTCAATGAAACCAGCACTAAAATGGATTTGCGGCGATGCTGCCAGCCTTCCCTTCACTGATCACTCAGTTGACGCCTACACCATTGCTTTTGGCCTGCGCAATGTCACTGAGATGCAAACAGCTCTTGCCGAAGCGCACCGAATTTTAAAACCAGGAGGTCGTTTCCTATGCCTTGAATTCAGCCGAGTCCAGTATCCCGTCTTAAATGAGCTCTATGAAAAATATGCCTTTGGACTGATTCCTAAAATCGGAGCATGGGTGGCGCAAGATGAGGCTGCGTATCAATATCTGGTGGAGAGTATCGCCCGATTTCCGCCGCAAGAAGAGCTAAAGCAAATGTTAATGAATGCTGGATTTTATCAGGTTAGCTATTCTAACCTGAGCGGTGGCATTGCAGCACTACACGGAGGATGGAAAATTTAG
- a CDS encoding IS6 family transposase — protein IKGIENIRIIQKGQITGYNSKLSTFENFMALMA, from the coding sequence CAATTAAAGGAATCGAAAACATAAGAATAATACAAAAAGGGCAAATTACAGGTTACAACTCTAAATTATCAACATTTGAAAATTTCATGGCTCTGATGGCGTAG